A genomic region of Pseudomonas sp. RSB 5.4 contains the following coding sequences:
- a CDS encoding DUF4350 domain-containing protein, which translates to MNRRNAWLLGGLMVALLAALSVYLYLKARPYQEVIDHGPSPQAQANPFLAAEMFLRERGLNVGHAETLAVLPDIDPRRHTLLLFGERSRMTPRQVDQVLNWARAGGRLVFVAEALWDEQARQSADLLLDRVQLHQSLSKDLKEPPAELADDPYPNLTKLYLEDEDAPAYAGFDTAFHLEDPKNLAQAWANSAKATHMMQLAYGLGSVTVVTDAELWKTPAISKHDNAWLLWYLSADTDVTLIFNTLHEGLPSLLWRYFPQAIVALLALIGLALWHLGVRHGPLQAPAQRGRRQLQEHLRASADFILRHNGQHTLLQALQQDVLRRARRRYPGFDQLNVAEQWLVLSRLTRQPTRAISQALSPVSKQRMSSADFSRLVAHLQTLRNTS; encoded by the coding sequence TTGAACCGGCGCAACGCGTGGCTGCTCGGCGGGCTGATGGTCGCCCTGCTCGCGGCGTTGAGCGTTTATCTGTACCTCAAGGCGCGGCCCTATCAGGAAGTGATCGATCACGGCCCCTCGCCCCAGGCGCAGGCCAATCCTTTTCTGGCGGCAGAAATGTTTTTGCGCGAGCGCGGCCTCAACGTCGGCCACGCCGAAACGCTGGCGGTGCTGCCCGACATCGATCCGCGTCGGCACACCTTGCTGTTGTTCGGCGAACGTTCGCGCATGACCCCGCGGCAGGTCGATCAGGTGTTGAACTGGGCCCGCGCCGGTGGGCGGCTGGTGTTCGTCGCCGAAGCCCTGTGGGATGAGCAGGCCAGACAAAGCGCTGACCTGTTGCTGGACCGGGTGCAGTTGCACCAGTCCCTGAGCAAGGATCTCAAGGAGCCGCCGGCGGAACTGGCCGATGATCCGTACCCGAACCTGACCAAACTCTATCTGGAAGACGAGGACGCGCCGGCCTACGCCGGTTTCGACACCGCGTTCCATCTGGAAGACCCGAAGAATCTCGCCCAGGCCTGGGCCAACAGCGCCAAGGCCACGCACATGATGCAGCTGGCGTACGGCCTCGGCTCGGTCACCGTGGTCACCGATGCCGAGTTGTGGAAGACCCCGGCCATCAGCAAACACGACAACGCCTGGCTGCTCTGGTACCTGAGCGCCGACACCGACGTCACGCTGATTTTCAACACGCTACACGAGGGGCTGCCGAGCTTGCTCTGGCGTTATTTCCCGCAAGCCATCGTCGCCCTGCTGGCGCTGATCGGTCTGGCCCTGTGGCACCTCGGTGTGCGCCACGGACCTTTGCAGGCACCCGCTCAGCGTGGCCGTCGCCAGTTGCAGGAACACCTGCGCGCCAGTGCCGATTTCATCCTGCGCCACAACGGTCAGCACACGCTGTTGCAAGCCCTGCAACAGGACGTGCTGCGCCGCGCCCGCCGCCGGTATCCCGGTTTCGACCAATTGAACGTGGCCGAGCAATGGCTGGTGCTGTCGCGCCTGACCCGTCAGCCGACCCGCGCCATCAGCCAGGCCCTGAGCCCGGTGTCGAAACAGCGCATGAGCAGCGCTGATTTCAGTCGCCTGGTGGCCCACCTGCAAACCTTGAGGAACACATCGTGA
- a CDS encoding MoxR family ATPase produces the protein MSEQIEPGSASHAAQQRQRASQLAQAVRGELQKALIGQNSVIDDVLTALIAGGHVLLEGVPGLGKTLLVRALARCFGGEFARIQFTPDLMPSDVTGHAVYDLHTEQFKLRKGPLFTNLLLADEINRAPAKTQAALLEAMQERQVTLEGRALPIAQPFMVLATQNPIEQEGTYPLPEAELDRFMLKVRMDYPEAEQELNMVRQVSRSTRADMLDVQPLRTVLQAKDVQALQRIASDLPIDDQVLDYAVRLARSTRSWPGLTLGAGPRASIALVRCARARALLRGGEFVIPDDIKGCALSVLRHRVRVAPELDIEGLQVDQVLQQLLDQVPAPRL, from the coding sequence GTGAGTGAACAGATCGAGCCCGGCAGCGCCAGCCACGCCGCCCAGCAACGCCAGCGTGCCAGCCAGTTGGCACAAGCGGTGCGCGGCGAATTGCAGAAGGCCCTGATCGGCCAGAACAGCGTGATCGACGATGTGCTGACCGCGTTGATCGCCGGCGGCCACGTGCTGCTCGAAGGCGTTCCGGGGCTGGGCAAGACTTTGCTGGTGCGGGCGCTGGCGCGTTGCTTCGGCGGCGAGTTCGCGCGCATCCAGTTCACCCCGGACCTGATGCCCAGCGACGTCACCGGCCACGCGGTGTACGACCTGCACACCGAGCAGTTCAAGCTGCGCAAGGGGCCGCTGTTCACCAACCTGTTGCTGGCCGACGAGATCAACCGCGCACCGGCGAAAACCCAGGCGGCGTTGCTCGAAGCGATGCAGGAGCGCCAGGTCACCCTCGAAGGTCGGGCGCTGCCGATCGCCCAGCCGTTCATGGTGCTCGCCACGCAAAACCCGATCGAGCAGGAAGGCACTTATCCATTGCCGGAAGCCGAGCTCGACCGCTTCATGCTCAAGGTGCGCATGGATTACCCGGAGGCCGAGCAGGAGTTGAATATGGTGCGTCAGGTCAGCCGCTCGACCCGCGCCGACATGCTCGATGTGCAGCCGCTGCGCACCGTGTTGCAGGCCAAGGATGTGCAGGCCTTGCAACGCATCGCCAGCGACTTGCCGATCGACGATCAAGTGCTGGATTACGCGGTACGGCTGGCACGCAGCACCCGCTCCTGGCCCGGCCTGACCCTCGGCGCCGGGCCGCGAGCCTCGATTGCGCTGGTGCGATGCGCCCGCGCCCGGGCGTTGCTGCGCGGTGGCGAGTTCGTGATCCCCGACGACATCAAGGGCTGCGCGCTCTCGGTGCTGCGCCATCGGGTGCGAGTGGCGCCGGAGCTGGACATCGAAGGTCTGCAGGTCGATCAGGTGCTGCAGCAATTGCTCGACCAAGTGCCGGCGCCGCGCCTGTGA
- a CDS encoding DUF58 domain-containing protein, protein MKPSRLLLIWLAVLLAVGTLLGTLQALDIDVPATLLSINWGLLLALLVLAIIDALRLNNLPSPRIQRQAPGSLALGRWSEVRLQLNHDFNEPVVVEIFDHVPQGLSFENLPLTVELQPGQFSEVGYRLRPLKRGHFSFEHCEINLPSPFGLWTGKRLLEVSSEIRVYPDFAKLYGGQLLAVDNWLSQLGVRQRQRRGQGQEFHQLREFREGDSLRQIDWKATARQRTPIAREYEDERDQQIMFMLDCGRQMRSQDGELSHFDHALNACLLLSHVALRQGDAVGLSTFAVAQPRFLAPIKGASQLKVLLNAVYDLDSSQRPADYSTATNQLLARQKRRALIVLLTNLRDEDTEDLLASVKRLSQQHQVLVVSLREEALDRVRNAPVQTLPEALAYCGTVDYLNARAELHEQLNAHAVQGLDVRPDELSIRLVNRYLDWKRAGVI, encoded by the coding sequence GTGAAACCGTCACGCCTGCTGCTGATCTGGCTCGCTGTTCTGCTGGCCGTCGGCACGCTGCTGGGCACGCTGCAAGCCCTCGACATCGACGTGCCCGCCACGCTGTTGTCGATCAACTGGGGTTTGCTCCTGGCCCTGCTGGTGCTGGCGATCATCGATGCGCTGCGCCTGAACAACCTGCCCTCGCCGCGCATTCAGCGGCAGGCGCCCGGCAGTCTGGCACTCGGCCGTTGGAGCGAGGTGCGGCTGCAGCTCAACCATGACTTCAACGAGCCGGTCGTGGTGGAGATTTTCGACCACGTGCCACAGGGCCTGAGCTTCGAAAACCTGCCGCTGACGGTCGAACTGCAGCCTGGGCAATTCAGCGAGGTCGGCTATCGCCTGCGCCCGCTCAAGCGCGGACACTTCAGCTTCGAACATTGCGAAATCAACCTGCCCAGCCCGTTCGGTCTGTGGACAGGCAAACGCCTGCTGGAAGTCAGCAGTGAGATCCGCGTCTACCCGGACTTTGCAAAGCTCTACGGCGGACAATTGCTGGCGGTGGACAACTGGCTCAGCCAGCTCGGTGTGCGCCAGCGCCAACGTCGCGGGCAGGGTCAGGAATTTCATCAGTTGCGCGAATTTCGCGAAGGCGACAGCCTGCGCCAGATCGACTGGAAAGCCACCGCCCGCCAGCGCACGCCGATTGCCCGCGAGTATGAAGACGAGCGGGATCAACAGATCATGTTCATGCTCGATTGCGGGCGGCAAATGCGCAGCCAGGATGGCGAGCTGTCGCATTTCGACCATGCGCTGAATGCGTGTCTGCTGCTGAGCCATGTCGCGCTGCGTCAGGGCGATGCCGTAGGGCTGAGCACATTCGCCGTCGCGCAACCGCGTTTTCTTGCACCGATAAAGGGTGCCAGTCAGCTCAAGGTCCTGCTCAACGCCGTTTATGATCTGGACAGCAGTCAGCGTCCTGCCGACTATTCGACCGCGACCAATCAGCTGTTGGCCCGGCAGAAGCGCCGGGCGCTGATCGTGCTGCTGACCAACTTGCGTGACGAGGACACCGAAGACCTTCTCGCCAGCGTCAAACGTCTGAGCCAGCAACATCAAGTGTTGGTGGTCAGCCTGCGCGAGGAAGCCCTCGACCGCGTGCGCAATGCCCCGGTCCAAACACTGCCCGAAGCACTGGCCTATTGCGGCACGGTGGATTACCTCAATGCCCGGGCCGAGCTGCATGAGCAGTTGAATGCTCATGCAGTTCAGGGGCTGGATGTGCGCCCCGACGAATTGAGCATAAGACTGGTCAATCGTTACCTGGACTGGAAGCGCGCAGGGGTTATTTAG
- a CDS encoding neuraminidase-like domain-containing protein: protein MTQRNLAPLLEKRRTALVEYCIGKAAIQKYSFVKTPQDLFELLRMDPLDNYPVQSSWVAEATSCAQQFIHAAYRKLEPGYEKTVFPTEHLKLWELYSNYPDWAALALIAVYPENFINPFVRQRKTRLFKALENDLNQTRLNGDSVQRALQEYLKVFEQTCNLDVISACLDGDSASRATYYFVGRQRVQPFQYFWRKADIELTASGNPVNPAAWSEWQPVDIPVGNRVLDMRPLFWGGRLCLVWAEWREEVRAKDDESYLPHKLDINLAFMSQNAEWSAPLSLYSADQDSDNSAGARLLATTLADDLIHPNGRLGVLLTNDKTGTAALRVRATRDVLFRPLAEDDGSWLDHLATHRFTDILTLQHPLTPKNQPVVAIKTQTSGDLTAYYGLQAVFSEVGTEDFLWVRALCRARSGVVSGSAEFELKLINGADGDPAPLKASKPLAGGWATEWMQLKRVKGGFTGGGEFSLSNATQGSKTFIVSLLNIPRFVPPTLEKNALDAAQFIGFRQPGMLPRTRLNSLFGPYLVHLSNISVDAVLHWDTQFLTEPPPAAGAIAEPNGAFDGANGLYFWELFFHLPHLVAARLRAEDRYLEAQSWSHYVFDPQDSQDLQDPQNPENPVDVPPRPEYWRCRPLASAGNVGHETLMPTDPDAIAYGAPQHYQILVFTEYVKNLVAWGDWYYRQLTRDALVAAKLCYVQAQFLMGKPPSARAVTRWQAQTVGALLNQSVSRPALAQFEQELLFSLADIPPAAEASPMMGLLANEPFKLPINEQLLELFDLPGQRLSNLRNNLTLDGKPLDVPLFSPPTDPNQLLRDLAAGGVGLPRPMGGRLVVGAFRWRVSYEAALRAVQTLQEYGSQVLRLLEQRDRAEQEELQQEHLKELGDYARTVQEQSIAQLEASLTALGQSQAMAQQRADRYKAWYDEHISDAEYQVMEKLQAVKWMNAGTHAIKSGGAVVGALPSIFGMANGGHRPEKIADAVVFGLEIGAMLLQVDADKQAITESYRLRRREWELQRDQALAEVGAIAEQITAQTFALEAARTSLEQTLRANGQALVLYNYLKKRATNAELFGWLLGQLKALHYQAYDAVVSLCLSARSSLSAETGDYETAEALPQVWLDNRHGLTAGEHLREYLLRMDRLYLQSHERRLERVKTVSLRRLFDDQVDPQTGFSDWTQARDELIDKGMLEFQLTQLSFDRDHPGEYCRLLNLVEVDLPVLVGPYQDVQATLLQVGSMTATQASARSVEYLHQPAGKVAPVEVLFNLRSGQQIGLSVGIADTGMNAGKPDDGLLNPFENTGAISRWQLHFPWPQSERQASMLESLTDIIVRVRYTAKAGEPTFTLAVKDLVTRAMTSRQSGKTNGAAHHG, encoded by the coding sequence ATGACTCAACGCAATCTGGCTCCATTGTTGGAAAAACGCCGCACAGCCTTGGTCGAGTACTGCATCGGCAAGGCTGCCATACAAAAGTACTCCTTCGTGAAAACGCCGCAGGATCTGTTCGAGCTGTTGCGCATGGACCCGCTGGACAACTACCCGGTGCAAAGTTCGTGGGTCGCCGAGGCGACCAGTTGCGCGCAGCAATTCATTCATGCGGCCTATCGCAAGCTCGAGCCGGGTTACGAAAAAACTGTTTTCCCGACAGAGCACCTGAAACTCTGGGAGCTGTACAGCAATTACCCCGACTGGGCGGCGCTGGCGCTGATCGCGGTCTATCCGGAAAACTTCATCAACCCCTTTGTGCGGCAGCGCAAGACCCGTCTGTTCAAGGCACTGGAAAATGACTTGAATCAAACGCGGCTGAACGGCGATTCGGTGCAGCGTGCCTTGCAGGAATACCTCAAGGTATTCGAGCAGACCTGCAACCTGGACGTCATCAGCGCTTGTCTGGACGGCGATTCGGCTAGCCGTGCAACTTATTATTTCGTCGGCCGGCAGCGGGTGCAGCCGTTTCAGTATTTCTGGCGCAAGGCCGACATCGAGCTCACCGCTTCCGGCAATCCGGTCAACCCGGCGGCATGGAGTGAATGGCAACCTGTCGACATTCCGGTGGGGAATAGGGTTCTGGATATGCGGCCGTTATTTTGGGGCGGACGCTTGTGTCTGGTTTGGGCCGAATGGCGTGAAGAGGTGCGTGCCAAGGATGACGAGAGCTACCTGCCACACAAGCTGGACATCAACCTGGCGTTCATGAGCCAGAACGCAGAATGGTCGGCACCCCTGAGCTTGTATAGCGCTGACCAGGACAGCGACAACAGCGCGGGTGCCCGGTTGCTCGCGACGACGTTGGCCGATGACCTCATTCACCCCAATGGACGACTGGGTGTATTGCTTACCAACGACAAGACCGGCACGGCGGCGCTGAGGGTGCGCGCAACCCGTGATGTGCTCTTTCGTCCGTTGGCCGAAGACGACGGCAGCTGGCTCGATCACCTGGCCACTCATCGCTTCACCGATATCCTGACCTTGCAGCATCCGCTGACGCCGAAAAATCAGCCGGTGGTCGCAATCAAGACTCAGACCTCGGGGGATTTGACGGCTTATTACGGGCTGCAGGCGGTGTTTTCGGAGGTCGGTACAGAAGATTTTCTCTGGGTCAGGGCGCTGTGCCGGGCGAGGAGTGGAGTTGTCAGCGGATCCGCCGAGTTCGAGCTGAAACTCATCAATGGCGCTGACGGCGATCCTGCACCTCTAAAGGCATCAAAACCGCTTGCAGGCGGATGGGCCACGGAATGGATGCAACTCAAGCGCGTGAAAGGAGGGTTTACCGGGGGGGGCGAGTTCTCCTTGAGCAACGCCACTCAAGGCAGCAAGACCTTTATTGTCTCGCTGCTCAATATCCCCCGCTTTGTACCGCCGACGCTGGAAAAAAACGCGCTGGATGCGGCGCAATTCATCGGTTTCAGGCAGCCCGGAATGTTGCCACGCACACGCTTGAACTCACTGTTCGGCCCGTATCTGGTGCATTTGAGCAATATTTCCGTAGATGCTGTACTGCACTGGGACACCCAGTTCCTGACGGAACCGCCTCCGGCCGCAGGGGCGATCGCCGAGCCGAACGGTGCGTTCGACGGGGCCAACGGTCTGTATTTCTGGGAGCTGTTTTTTCATCTGCCGCATCTGGTGGCGGCCCGTCTGCGGGCCGAGGATCGCTATCTGGAAGCGCAGAGCTGGTCGCATTACGTGTTTGATCCGCAAGACTCGCAAGATTTGCAGGATCCGCAGAACCCGGAAAACCCGGTAGACGTGCCGCCGAGGCCTGAATACTGGCGCTGCCGCCCTCTGGCGAGCGCCGGGAATGTGGGGCACGAAACACTGATGCCCACCGACCCGGATGCGATCGCCTATGGAGCACCCCAGCACTACCAGATTCTGGTGTTCACCGAGTACGTGAAGAACCTGGTGGCGTGGGGCGACTGGTACTACCGACAGCTCACCCGCGATGCGCTGGTGGCGGCGAAACTGTGTTACGTGCAGGCGCAGTTTCTGATGGGCAAGCCGCCTTCTGCCCGGGCAGTCACCCGCTGGCAAGCACAGACCGTAGGCGCCTTGTTGAATCAGAGCGTGAGCCGTCCGGCGCTTGCGCAGTTCGAGCAGGAACTGCTGTTTTCCCTGGCTGACATTCCTCCCGCTGCCGAAGCGTCACCGATGATGGGACTGCTGGCGAACGAGCCGTTCAAACTGCCGATCAATGAGCAATTGCTTGAGCTGTTCGACTTGCCGGGGCAGCGCCTGAGCAACTTGCGCAACAACCTGACCCTGGACGGCAAACCACTGGACGTTCCGCTGTTCAGTCCTCCCACCGATCCCAACCAGTTGTTGCGCGATCTGGCCGCCGGTGGGGTGGGTCTGCCGCGGCCGATGGGCGGACGTCTGGTGGTGGGCGCCTTTCGCTGGCGCGTCAGCTACGAGGCGGCGTTGCGCGCCGTGCAGACACTGCAGGAGTACGGCAGCCAGGTATTGCGTCTGCTGGAACAGCGCGACCGGGCGGAACAGGAAGAACTGCAGCAAGAGCACCTCAAGGAGCTGGGCGACTACGCCCGCACGGTTCAAGAGCAATCCATTGCCCAGCTTGAAGCCAGCCTCACGGCCCTCGGCCAGAGTCAGGCCATGGCCCAGCAACGAGCCGATCGATACAAAGCCTGGTACGACGAACACATCAGCGACGCCGAATACCAGGTCATGGAAAAACTGCAGGCCGTCAAATGGATGAATGCCGGGACGCACGCGATCAAGAGCGGCGGCGCGGTCGTGGGGGCCCTGCCGAGTATTTTCGGCATGGCCAACGGTGGCCATCGTCCGGAAAAAATCGCCGATGCCGTGGTTTTCGGTCTGGAAATCGGCGCGATGCTGTTGCAGGTCGACGCAGATAAACAAGCCATCACCGAAAGCTACCGCCTGCGCCGCAGAGAGTGGGAGTTGCAACGAGATCAGGCACTGGCCGAGGTCGGGGCAATCGCCGAGCAGATCACTGCGCAGACATTCGCCCTGGAGGCGGCCAGAACGAGTCTGGAGCAAACCCTGCGGGCCAACGGTCAGGCATTGGTGCTCTACAACTACCTGAAGAAACGCGCGACCAATGCAGAGTTGTTCGGCTGGCTGCTGGGCCAGCTCAAGGCCCTGCACTATCAGGCTTACGATGCGGTGGTCAGTCTGTGCCTGAGTGCCCGATCGTCGTTGAGTGCTGAAACCGGCGATTACGAAACCGCTGAGGCGTTGCCGCAGGTCTGGCTGGACAACCGTCACGGACTGACCGCCGGTGAACACTTGCGCGAATACCTGCTGCGCATGGATCGCCTGTACCTGCAAAGTCATGAGCGTCGTCTGGAGCGGGTCAAGACCGTTTCGTTGCGACGGCTGTTCGATGACCAGGTTGATCCGCAGACAGGATTCTCCGACTGGACCCAGGCACGGGACGAATTGATCGACAAGGGCATGCTGGAGTTCCAGCTGACGCAGTTGTCATTCGATCGCGATCACCCGGGCGAGTATTGCCGGCTGCTCAATCTGGTCGAGGTTGATCTGCCCGTACTGGTCGGACCTTATCAGGATGTGCAGGCGACGCTGCTGCAGGTCGGCAGCATGACCGCTACCCAGGCCTCGGCGCGCTCAGTCGAGTACCTGCATCAGCCGGCGGGCAAAGTGGCACCGGTCGAGGTGCTGTTCAATCTGCGCAGTGGCCAGCAGATCGGTTTATCGGTGGGGATCGCCGACACCGGCATGAACGCCGGCAAACCGGATGATGGCTTGCTCAACCCGTTCGAGAACACCGGAGCGATCTCGCGCTGGCAATTGCACTTTCCCTGGCCCCAGAGCGAGCGGCAAGCGTCGATGCTCGAATCACTCACCGACATCATTGTGCGCGTCCGCTACACGGCCAAGGCCGGCGAGCCGACGTTTACCCTCGCCGTCAAAGACCTGGTCACCCGGGCGATGACTTCCCGCCAGTCAGGCAAGACCAACGGAGCAGCCCATCATGGTTGA